TATATAGAGGTTAATAGAGGTTAGCCTCTacatagaggaaaaaacaaacatgatgttagCTAATGGACTTTAGATACAACccaaattcaattagtaaaccatATTTATCgtggtttttaaaagcgtacgcttcggagcgtacgcttcgcttcaaatttcatCATTTCGCTCCGAAGCGGTCATGTGAAACGCATCTTTTATGAAGCGTACGCTTCAGAGCATACACTTCGTTTCACGtttcgcttcaaatttcagcatcTCGCTCTGAAACGGTCATGTGAAGCGCATCTTTCATGGCGAAATTTTTAAAGCTTTTAAAAGAAAAGTATGAATGTTTTAAGGGGGAATTGAATACCCCACCTACCACTCGTCTGGAGTAGGTTGAACTGGTGTACACACACTttgtttttaataaaaattacttATATAAAAttatatagatattatcttcctaataaatttataattactagttacaactaatttatttataagaaaacatcCGCTTCAAACATCATCCATGAAGCGACGCTTACGCTTCGACATACGCATcgcttcctaaaaatgaaaaaagCTTCGCGCTTcgcttcacgctttcaataccttgatatttatgttaaagatagagaatgagataccataatgggcttagaaccattagatggaattgtatgattcttgtgtgagccatcttggctagattcttagacttcttgtgtgattaacagttagtctatattaacatcgATTGATTTaaatgatgaaccagtggatcatggatctcgaggtaggcgaggcttgtcatcaaaagaggtgggaatcgataacgaactctcttgtattcattattgttttacaaatcaatcttggtgttgtgaaattcatgcgTATCTTTGTGTGCtttgtgtggtatgagatgtgtgccgacacaatgtcagtattctatggctaggcgatacaccgcaatattacacggttagggcgatacaccgcaatattattcttcctttatatacCAGTATTACACGGGTAGGGAGATACACCACAATATTACACGGCTAGGGCGATATACCGCAATGTTATTCTTCCCTTatgtgcggcaacacacatctcatacatggatgtttattgTTATTTATGGATGTCTTTGAAGAAGTTTCTACTTTGTGTTTTACTGTCTTTCCGTGTATTAGCGACTTTCGATAAAACCTGCAGTGTCTTCGAAACATATTAATGtttacttgaaagctagttgttattcctatggggaaccccttttagggatgatgtgctcatccaTTCCACTTCAGTTTCAGAGAAAGATCATGGTTGCGCAGTGGAAGCTTTGTGGCGTTGAGTCTTCTGGTATGTTTataatgttgtatattctatttgcaaaccaaatgacaaatgtatatgtatcatttgagaggaattcttatttatatatttctgagcggggctagtttttgggttaagttttatagcagattttcttaattgaatgcttaagtatataATTTAGATtcgttagtgcctctttatttagttaatctcttggatcagtcagctgctagctttgcgGGCGTAACAACATATCAGCGGGGTCGGATTGGGCGTCTTCGAATTTTCATGCGGAAACAAAAGCCTTGTTAAAAGAAGTTACATTGTTAAAAGAGAACATTTTGTCAAGTGTTTCCAACGTTACCGATTGCAAAGTTCTGCAGACAACATCAAGGCAAACACAGAGATCCCTTGGACAGCAGAAAACACTTTGCAGGAAGGCAAATTTTTTTTGAGAAATTTATCTCAAGCCCAGGTGAAATATACAAATAAAAAACATAACACAGCAACAAACTACATTGCTAAGGAAAGATAAAAAATCTTCGAAATATATCTACACAATTGCAACAAAGAGTTCAAAAATCTAGCATTTTTTTCGGTGTAtttgataaaaaatgaaatcGTAAGCTTATTGTACTATATTTCCTAGTTAATATATTATAATCTttccaaaagaaaataattaaaaaaaaataataatatttcaaATACAAACTTTAGATGGTCGACACGTTTGACCACCGTCAATACCCATGTAAACTCTGGGTGGGGTTGACTTGCGCCAAATGTTAGAGATGGGTTTACTTTAGACGTCTTGGAGAATTCCTAGTATTAGTTATTCCTTGGGCATCGGTGTTCCTCAGAATTGACGCCGCATGTCAAAACAAATTCTAGGGTCCATATACAGAGAACAAATTTAGGGTCCATAACGTGACCACGAGACCAGAACTTTGAACCGTCGTTAAACTGCCGATTTCCACAAATGATATGGTCTGAATTATGTACTAAACCATCGTGAAAAAGAGAAACAAATACAGGTTTGGCCCAGACAATGTCAGGATTGAGCCATCCCATTGTTGTACAAATCGCATTGCCAAACTTCAAAGCTGAATTTTGCGTACTTGACTTGATCATATTACAGTTGCTCACTGGGTAGAAAACTACACACCTCATTGACACCGTTCGAGCTAAATCACAGCAAGGTTGTGCGACCATGCTGTAAAAGACTGAGAAAAGCCAATAGCTATTtacaaataatatattctctTCCGGTAATAGAAACAAATGATATATTCTCTGACAGTGACTGTGACAAgtaatcaaagaaataaaaacaagGCAGCACACTTTGTACTTTCTAAGCTACTATCCATTGGGGAAGAAATCCCTATTCCGAAAATTTGAGTAATGCTGTTGTTAATCAGAGAAATGAAAAAACACTCTTAAACCCAAAGAagggttctttcttcttctcatctaTCATATCCAATGAGAACAACTGACTGTCTGATCCATTTGAGTACTGCTGCTGTTTGCCGCTATAGTGATCTCCAGAGGTTATAGAATGAGAAGTATATTTTATTCTGTCACACATAGAGATATCTCTTAATTCTGCTGAATCAGTTTGGGTGCCTAAAACCTTAGGTAGTATATGTGAGCTCACACTTCTTGCACTTCTCGTGGAAGTATGTTGTTTCACATATGTATTGGTCCCATACACAAGTCTACCCATATCTCCCATTCTGGAATCGGGAATCGTTGTACTGTCTTCCGAGGTAATCTTCGAAATTTCTGCCTCATGTTCTTCTACAGAGATACTTGTTTTGAACTGATCCAGGCAGAAACGTTTTCTTGAAGGGACCACAGGTTCCAATCTCATGGCCTCTATTGTGAGTGCTGGAAAATTCTTAGCTTTCTTCCGTATGTGATCAAAAACAGTTTGTTCTGTTACCTCGGCAGCTATCTTCTCTGGAATTACTGGGGAAGTAATACCTTTTATAtaatccaaaaaagaaaagaatgaagGTTAAAACATATCTGAAAAGGCTATAGAAGGGTAAGTAGGAACTGTTTCAGGTTACTACCTATATTCATGTGTTCCTCTAGAAGACCAAAGCTGCTTGGGTGTCGGGTATTGACATGATGTTTCGGAGTTTCATCCTTTCTGAAACCATCGTCAAGCTGCATATCTGGACCATGAATAGGATATGTCTGAATACTTGAATTTGTTCCGGAGTGTCGTGTATTGACATGATGTTTCAGAGTTTCATCCTTTCTGAAACCATCTCCAGGCTCCATATCTGGACCATTAATAGTCGCTCTCCGCATACTTGCGTTTGTTTCTTCCAGCACATGACTTGTACTGTGGGGTTCAATATGGTTTGGAGATTGACTTCTTTTCACTGAGACCAATTTCCCGGACGTTGATGAATCGGCACTACTTGATATGGCAAAAACTTGAAAGTTCTTAGCTTTTCTTCGAATGTGATCAAATACTGTCTGTTCAGTTATgatttcactttctttttcttcggTTTTGATTACGGCCACATCTATAAATGAATAAAATAAGCAAAAAGAATTGGAAACAAAGTTGAAGCAGTGTATTATGCAATAAATCAAACTAGATCAGTGATACCTTCGTCAGATTCTTCCTCTAGCAGATTGAAACTTGGCCTGCGAAAGAAGTTTAACTTTAAGATAGGGTAAGCTTGAGAACAAGTGGAACAGATATCCGGAAGCAATGACATATTATGAGACAATTGAATGACAAAAGGGATTAAAGGACACACATGGAGAAAACCTCCGTAGACTTGTGTGACACGTGAAGTTCTTTTGTTGAAGTATGAGAGGTGGTTTTCTTGTCATCATCGTCTACGATGTAGATTTCTTGGGGCAGATCATAAGTGGAGGTGGTTCTATAATCTCCACGTTTTCGAATCATATTTGATTCGATTTCCTTCACCAGTAAGACATTTTTGTGGAGATCGAGACCAACTGCATGAACATCACCATAAAACAACTCATAACAGTCTAACattcattaaaaaaaagaaaaagaaaagaaacaaaaaaaaagaagaaaaagaaatgaatATCATTAATAGTTTGATACATAGCAGTAAGAATATTACTGTATTCTTCGAAAAGCAGATCCGCCCTCACAGTTAACTTTCCTTGCTCAGGTCTTGACACGAGAACTGTTGTACTATAGGGACTGCAATAAACACCACAACCATGGTGTGGGTCACAAAGAAAGTAGAACCTGTGAAATGAGATGAGAAGACCAGCAAAAATTCAAGATTGCGCACCTGGAAAACTCATCCACTCTGCGTTAACCAAACCAAAAGAGAGTCAACCTCGGAAAAATAGGATATCTTATTCTAatcaacacacacacacacaccagtAGATCTTCTGGTCAAATAAGCCCAATAATATGATAAACCATCCACCAACGAGTTGGACAATCTGGATTGATGAGCATATAACACGGGCATAGTACAGACTAGAgaaacataataataataatatataatgCTATTGTCACAGTAGTCTTTCCACTAATCCAGAAAATTATTGAAATAAGCTGATTCAACCTTATTTTCTCGTGAAACAGGATCAGGTTATCTTCCTCTGAACCAACAACCTGTAAAAAGTTCAGTCACTTGAATATATCAtgaaagaaaatatgaatgaaaatGACAGAGATGAGTACCCTTGGTCAACGTTCATTGGCGTTCATAAGTTATGGTTAAATAGCAAATGAAAAGAGAGAGAGTTAAGAAAAGGTACCATATCGGCAAAATGACGCTTTGTCGCTGGAACAGGTTGAGGTAACCGAGTCAATGTCACCACTAATTTTGACTTCCCTTGCCTCTGGCATCCAATCTCCTCGATGCTCAACTCAACTTTAGGAGGAAGTGACAATAAGGATTCTTTAATATGGTTCCCAAACGGATATTTGCGATTAGTAACTATTTCTATCCTCCTTGGATCAGCATCTGCTAAAGTTCCAAAAGTATTTATCCCTGCAGAGTTTAATGCCTAACACATTTACAAAAACATAGTTTAGTCTAACTAAACATCATTAATCAGCATAACTGTACTACGAGAACAACATTCTGCAAGAAATGAAGTGGAGAATAAACCTTCGCCGTTACTGTTCCAATGCCAGTAAGTTGTTTCAGCAAGAAAGGACTGTCATCCCACAGTTTCTGATCTAAGCATTTGGCAAGAAGTGTGGAGTTAAAAGCTCCCTTGTAATTCTTTTTGTAAATAAAGTACTCTTTCATGCACTTAGCAATTCTACTCCCATTTGAGCATATAGAGTTCATGTCCTGTGGTGTAAAAGGAGATTAATAAGGCTTCACTAAGTTAATTTAGTGGAATTTATGATGATACTATTTGTAACAGCATACAAGACCTGGCTGAGGGACAAATCGTGACATGAGGGATCACCAGTCAAGCAGTCATTTGCCAACAGAAAGATCTTCTCCTCTCTTGATTGAATTCGCTTTTTCCGTTTCCCATTTTCACCAAGAATATGGAATCGAAGGCGACCTTCTTTATCAGTGTTTATGTCATTTAGAATCCTCTTCTCATTACGCCTCAGCTGTATCCCTTCATTTTCCAGCATAAAAAGTTTAGGCAGTAACCTAATTTGCCTGTTAACAAGTAGAGTTATCTCAGCCTACAGACGCTATACTGATATATACATACAGGATATCTCCTCAGAGCGGCAAACAACATGAAGAGCATCTTCCAAACTGGAGCTCTCAGGGGTACCCATGATGTTTTTCATCGTATCGAATTTCAAATAATATTTGGTCATCAGCCTCCCAGGCTCTGAAAATTACAAAGGTGAAAAAGATACAAGTTACAGAACTACTGTCATGCAAACAACCAGAACAAAGATTATAGAGATTCGTGGTCATAAATCTAGGTGCCCTAGTACACGAGGAAAGAAGATACCAAGCGGCTtcaaaagaaatccatattcatctGTCCAGATCATTCCATGTCCTGAAAGCTCGTTTACTTTCTGAACACAAATTTCTGACATTGAAGAATTAATTAGCCAAAAGACAACAATAGACAAGAAACCTTAACAGTTCATGCAAACCCTTACCTTGCATATGCATCTCTAGCCCTCCACCAGGGACCCTTTCTAATGCATAATTCGAGGGGTTCTGATTAGACATATGAGGTATAAGAAATACATTGATgacaaaaaatattctcaaacatATAATGAGTTTCGATGAAAACATGCCTTTTTCATTCGCACATACAAATAAGAACATTTTATCCACTCAATTGCCCGAGGTACATCATTGACAGTTAGCTGAACTATTTCTGCAGCTAGATGCTCCGTCACACATGAAAGTAATCTAATGCAAAAAGT
Above is a genomic segment from Papaver somniferum cultivar HN1 chromosome 10, ASM357369v1, whole genome shotgun sequence containing:
- the LOC113315291 gene encoding DExH-box ATP-dependent RNA helicase DExH17-like, coding for MVGFTAMNDEIHSIEKNDTWEPTTLPQEKKSIGVKLVYKTKYKPDENVDRLKARLVVKGYKQKPGINYYKVLLEEGVYIYQPVGYAKKIEEDKVFSCDMLIVCLYVDDLIFTGTNPSMIVEFGEEMVNHFDMTEMGLMSYFLGLEIVQEDYGIFIYQKKYVADILRGLRWTLALLQRHQWKLEYNGIRVVKYFPATVRFSHLILLGHIPGLIGFSAVSVLPHSRLGCFLLSVTPLSVTLVSSSTVLLSFSLSLTRFSRQNPSSTIFITSLIFILSLLSCIRNRQKKHFHRSLRSSVGDSDTFWYLASVLQNMSYPVDSYALKSVFDLPEPFRSTFKFRYFNSLQSECFAGCYFSDMNMVISAPTGSGKTVLFELCILKLLSRFLSQDGRFLHMKGTLKTVYIAPSKALVQEKLRDWNQKFGLLGIKCLELTGDSESHSPKNMQEADIILTTPEKFDSVTRYRIKDGGLSFFCDIGLVLIDEVHLLNDPRGASLEAIVSRIKMLARSPEMESSALAHVRFIAVSATIPNIEDLGEWLMVPVQGLKRFGEEMRPVKLTTRVFGYAPAKNDFLFERRLQNYVFDILMQHSRGKSALIFCSTRKGAQEAALCLSQTAITFGLSNPFIKSREQQERLKEASLSCSDKQMQSCTLFGVGYHNGGLCQKDRNLIEALFLKGDLQVICTTNTLAHGINLPAHTVVVKSTQHFNKEKGLYMEYDRSMILQMCGRAGRPPFDDTGTVIIMTRKDTVHLYENLLTGCETVESQLLSCVTEHLAAEIVQLTVNDVPRAIEWIKCSYLYVRMKKNPSNYALERVPGGGLEMHMQEICVQKVNELSGHGMIWTDEYGFLLKPLEPGRLMTKYYLKFDTMKNIMGTPESSSLEDALHVVCRSEEISWIQLRRNEKRILNDINTDKEGRLRFHILGENGKRKKRIQSREEKIFLLANDCLTGDPSCHDLSLSQDMNSICSNGSRIAKCMKEYFIYKKNYKGAFNSTLLAKCLDQKLWDDSPFLLKQLTGIGTVTAKALNSAGINTFGTLADADPRRIEIVTNRKYPFGNHIKESLLSLPPKVELSIEEIGCQRQGKSKLVVTLTRLPQPVPATKRHFADMVVGSEEDNLILFHEKIRVDEFSSPYSTTVLVSRPEQGKLTVRADLLFEEYIGLDLHKNVLLVKEIESNMIRKRGDYRTTSTYDLPQEIYIVDDDDKKTTSHTSTKELHVSHKSTEVFSMPSFNLLEEESDEDVAVIKTEEKESEIITEQTVFDHIRRKAKNFQVFAISSSADSSTSGKLVSVKRSQSPNHIEPHSTSHVLEETNASMRRATINGPDMEPGDGFRKDETLKHHVNTRHSGTNSSIQTYPIHGPDMQLDDGFRKDETPKHHVNTRHPSSFGLLEEHMNIGITSPVIPEKIAAEVTEQTVFDHIRKKAKNFPALTIEAMRLEPVVPSRKRFCLDQFKTSISVEEHEAEISKITSEDSTTIPDSRMGDMGRLVYGTNTYVKQHTSTRSARSVSSHILPKVLGTQTDSAELRDISMCDRIKYTSHSITSGDHYSGKQQQYSNGSDSQLFSLDMIDEKKKEPFFGFKSVFSFL